The proteins below come from a single Aspergillus oryzae RIB40 DNA, chromosome 5 genomic window:
- a CDS encoding alpha/beta hydrolase (predicted protein): MEAISLNSSDMSRFSDFTILTTTYKTVHGHEITTDILYPKALTPRFEKTQDTVTCPILLRYHGGGLIAGYSLFAPFFNPWYLELSKEYSAVIVSPNYRLLPEATIFEILEDVEDHWNWMHKSLPQFLSKHTYGTIQPDLDRILTAGDSAGGYLSIQMGLSHPEQIRAVNAVYPLVDIKSPYFTNQMEKVVFSTPVLPQDTLARHIRKFREREEATNQKVVVSAPTDAERTQLMFSVCQHGLFGQFFPGDAVELYPLERLDAGARFPRGGVLVLHGRDDSVVPVEGSYMLKNKIDELDSSLRFRLVVRDGEHGFDHSAKLHDAWLWEAAQDVIHSWLV; the protein is encoded by the coding sequence ATGGAAGCAATCAGTTTAAACTCAAGTGATATGTCACGCTTTTCCGACTTCACAATACTCACCACGACCTACAAAACCGTACACGGACACGAAATTACAACAGATATTCTTTACCCCAAGGCCCTAACCCCACGCTTTGAGAAGACACAGGACACCGTCACTTGTCCTATCCTTCTGCGATACCATGGTGGTGGCCTCATCGCCGGCTACAGTCTTTTTGCACCTTTCTTCAACCCTTGGTACCTTGAGCTCTCCAAGGAATACTCCGCCGTCATTGTATCTCCAAATTATCGACTACTCCCCGAAGCCACAATCTTTGAGATactggaagatgttgaagatcatTGGAACTGGATGCACAAATCCCTTCCACAGTTCCTGAGCAAGCACACCTACGGAACCATACAACCAGACCTCGACCGCATCCTCACGGCTGGGGATAGCGCGGGAGGCTACCTGAGCATCCAAATGGGATTGAGTCATCCTGAGCAGATCCGTGCCGTCAATGCAGTCTATCCTCTAGTCGATATCAAATCCCCTTACTTTACCAATCAGATGGAAAAGGTCGTGTTTTCGACGCCCGTATTACCGCAAGACACCCTCGCGCGTCATATTAGGAAATTTCGtgaaagagaggaagccaCTAATCAGAAGGTTGTCGTTTCAGCACCTACGGATGCGGAGAGAACTCAATTGATGTTTTCAGTGTGTCAACATGGACTCTTCGGGCAGTTCTTCCCGGGTGATGCTGTTGAGCTTTATCCGCTTGAGAGACTTGACGCAGGTGCTAGGTTCCCAAGGGGAGGAGTCTTGGTGCTGCATGGACGGGATGATTCGGTTGTTCCTGTTGAGGGGAGCTATAtgctgaagaacaagattgatgagcttgataGTAGCTTGCGGTTCCGGCTTGTTGTTAGAGATGGTGAGCATGGCTTTGATCATTCGGCTAAATTGCATGATGCGTGGTTGTGGGAGGCTGCTCAGGATGTTATTCATTCCTGGCTTGTGTAG
- a CDS encoding FAD-binding oxidoreductase (FAD/FMN-containing dehydrogenases), with protein sequence MDQHQAPVIQELSRLIPSLPVYTVSNPQFEHYRMTYNRALTHQPLAIVRPQTEEEVSQVVQACSNQRIPLAIRSGGHDFFGRSLVAGGIVIDMRAMDSIIISPDRTSARVGGGVIAGTLQQYLAAHQLFTPTGQSKTVGYVSWACGGGYGFYVGTYGFGVDQILGARVVLASGAIIDTDDDQELLWALRGAGAGNFGVIVELRVKVYPAPKLYAGYLAFPLHEAATVLEEFETVVAHGLPDEFSGDGIVAHPDMLQGVVSEPCFTFFWCWTAVDGDLEPARIFLRRMMGLGTVLANTVEETTAAAYGVGDSASATFFCSRNIRGLNPEIGAIFSGHPPIQPLSAVIIHNNHGKGVRKEIPNGFSACFPNRFPHVILGLHGGTHSNAEVGSDTITEASSWAKQLRREIEERELALDGGFPSFFPPEQIDVEQFFGVQATDRLRRLKGRLDADNVFSGGMVKCL encoded by the exons ATGGACCAACACCAAGCACCAGTGATTCAGGAACTATCGAGGCTCATCCCATCCCTTCCGGTGTATACAGTATCAAACCCGCAATTCGAGCATTATCGTATGACCTATAACCGTGCCCTCACGCACCAACCCCTAGCTATTGTCCGCCCCCagacagaggaagaagtctcACAAGTAGTCCAAGCATGCTCGAACCAACGTATCCCCCTCGCCATCCGCTCCGGGGGCCACGATTTCTTCGGTCGCTCCCTCGTCGCCGGCGGGATCGTCATCGACATGCGAGCGATGGATTCTATCATCATCTCCCCGGATAGGACCAGTGCACGCGTGGGCGGCGGAGTCATTGCAGGAACACTACAACAGTATCTAGCCGCTCACCAACTATTCACACCAACGGGCCAATCGAAGACCGTCGGCTACGTTTCCTGGGCCTGTGGCGGCGGATATGGATTCTATGTCGGGACATATGGATTCGGTGTGGATCAGATCCTCGGCGCAAGAGTGGTCTTAGCGAGCGGGGCTATCATCGACACCGACGATGACCAAGAGCTACTCTGGGCTCTGCGGGGAGCAGGGGCTGGCAACTTTGGTGTCATAGTTGAGCTGAGGGTGAAGGTGTATCCAGCACCGAAGCTGTATGCGGGCTACTTAGCGTTTCCGCTTCATGAAGCGGCTACAGTATTGGAAGAATTTGAGACAGTTGTTGCGCACGGGCTTCCTGACGAGTTTAGTGGCGATGGTATTGTTGCGCATCCGGATATGTTGCAGGGAGTTGTTTCTGAGCCTTGTTTTACATTCTTCTGGTGTTGGACTGCTGTGGATGGGGACTTGGAGCCGGCGAGGATCTTTCTTCGGAGGATGATGGGCTTGGGTACAGTTCTGGCGAATACTGTTGAAGAGA CCACTGCGGCAGCTTATGGTGTCGGGGATTCAGCGTCTGCtaccttcttctgcagtAGAAACATTCGAGGACTGAATCCCGAGATCGGAGCAATCTTTTCAGGTCATCCCCCAATACAGCCACTATCAGCAGTCATCATCCATAACAATCATGGCAAGGGCGTACGGAAGGAGATACCTAATGGTTTCAGTGCCTGTTTTCCCAATAGATTCCCGCATGTCATCCTCGGGCTCCATGGAGGAACACATTCCAATGCAGAGGTTGGCTCTGATACTATTACAGAGGCCTCTAGTTGGGCAAAACAGCTGAGAAGAGAGATTGAAGAACGTGAGCTTGCGTTGGACGGGGGATTTCCGAGCTTCTTCCCGCCAGAACAGATCGACGTGGAGCAGTTCTTTGGTGTTCAAGCTACAGATAGGTTACGACGCTTGAAAGGCAGACTTGATGCGGATAATGTTTTTAGTGGTGGCATGGTTAAATGTTTATGA
- the mirB gene encoding MFS siderochrome iron transporter MirB (predicted transporter (major facilitator superfamily)) — MAIGDRFQNLVGRQTPNDTHEAPTVEDIETPVTINAAPYDKEAGTGSPENKTASSDDNISLPHEDAQRGVKDIEAVTLAWSKATLATFLILIWIYTLANGFRSSILASLTPYATSDFQSHSLLTVIEIVASAMTSAVYIPMAKMLDVWGRAEGFLLMLGFATLGLILMAASNNLPTFCAAQVFQSVGLGGMTYSVNVLSADVTNLRNRGLAFAFVSSPWMITAFAGSKAAEEFLVHVNWRWGFGSFAIIIPAVAMPLYVVLKVNLRKAKQKGLVNHERSGRTLVQNIIHYLIQFDLPGVILFAAGLTVFLLPFTLARSAPEGWKTDYIIAMIVVGFVVLLLFAAYQVYLAPVPFLKHTYLLNRTVLGACLLDFVYQMSYYCWNSYFTSFLQVVNNLTVAEAGYVNSTFQVVSGVLLFIVGYLIRKTGYFRWLLLIGVPLYIFAQGLMIHFRQPNGYIGYIVMCEIFISVGGSVFTLCMQLAVLAAVDHQHVAAAMAILFVSGGIGGAVGNAISGAIWTNTFESSLARYLPESALPSLASIYASLPVQLSYAVNSPERIAIQKAYGYSQTRMLAAGTGLMALAFVAVFMIRNLNLKNTTQTKGVVF, encoded by the exons ATGGCAATCGGGGATAGGTTTCAAAATCTTGTTGGGCGCCAGACGCCTAATGACACTCATGAGGCTCCCACCgtggaagatatcgaaacTCCGGTAACCATCAATGCAGCTCCATACGACAAGGAAGCTGGCACCGGCTCACCTGAAAATAAGACGGCAAGCAGTGATGATAATATATCATTACCGCACGAAGACGCACAGCGTGGTgtcaaggatatcgaggCCGTGACTCTAGCATGGTCAAAGGCAACGCTGGCTACCTTCCTGATACT CATCTGGATTTACACCCTGGCTAATGGATTCAGGTCCTCAATCCTCGCTAGCTTGACACCATATGCTACCAGTGATTTCCAGTCTCATTCCCTGTTGACTGTAATCGAAATTGTAGCAAGTGCCATGACATCGGCAGTGTATATCCCTATGGCGAAGATGCTGGACGTCTGGGGCCGTGCTGAAGGCTTCCTCCTTATGCTGGGCTTCGCCACTTTGGGCCTAATTCTCATGGCAGCGTCCAACAACCTTCCTACCTTCTGCGCAGCACAG GTATTCCAATCAGTTGGACTTGGAGGCATGACTTATAGCGTGAATGTCCTCTCAGCCGACGTAACCAACCTGAGAAATCGAGGGTTGGCGTTCGCTTTCGTCTCATCACCATGGATGATCACTGCGTTTGCAGGatccaaagcagcagaagaattCTTAGTACACGTGAACTGGCGATGGGGTTTCGGCAGCTTTGCCATCATTATACCTGCGGTCGCCATGCCCTTATACGTGGTGTTGAAGGTCAACCTTCGTAAGGCTAAGCAGAAAGGCCTCGTAAATCACGAGAGAAGTGGCCGAACCCTGGTACAGAACATAATACACTACCTTATACAGTTTGATT TGCCGGGTGTCATCCTGTTCGCTGCTGGTCTTACCGTGTTTCTACTCCCATTCACACTAGCCCGGTCAGCTCCGGAGGGCTGGAAGACAGACTACATTATCGCCATGATTGTAGTCGGCTTTGTcgtcctccttctcttcgccgCCTATCAGGTATACCTGGCTCCCGTGCCATTCCTGAAACATACCTACCTACTCAACCGGACCGTCCTGGGCGCTTGCCTTCTCGACTTCGTATACCAAATGTCCTACTACTGCTGGAACAGCTACTTCACGTCTTTCCTCCAAGTCGTCAACAACCTAACCGTCGCCGAGGCCGGATACGTCAACAGCACATTCCAGGTCGTCTCCGGCGtgctcctcttcatcgtcggctaCCTGATCCGCAAAACAGGCTACTTCCGCTGGCTCCTGCTCATTGGTGTGCCTCTCTACATCTTCGCTCAAGGCCTCATGATTCACTTCCGCCAACCAAACGGATACATCGGCTACATCGTCATGTGcgagatcttcatctccgtcGGCGGTAGCGTTTTCACCCTCTGCATGCAGCTCGCCGTCCTAGCCGCCGTCGACCACCAACACGTCGCCGCCGCAATGGCCATTCTATTCGTGTCCGGTGGCATCGGTGGTGCCGTGGGCAATGCCATCTCCGGCGCCATCTGGACAAACACCTTTGAGAGCTCCCTTGCGCGCTATCTCCCTGAGTCCGCGCTGCCGAGCCTGGCCAGCATCTATGCCAGTTTGCCGGTGCAGCTGAGCTATGCTGTTAATAGTCCTGAGAGAATTGCTATTCAGAAGGCGTATGGTTATTCGCAGACGAGAATGTTGGCCGCGGGAACGGGGCTGATGGCGCTTGCCTTCGTCGCGGTTTTCATGATCCGGAACTTGAATCTGAAGAATACGACGCAGACCAAGGGTGTTGTGTTCTGA
- a CDS encoding GNAT family N-acetyltransferase (predicted protein) — MTQAILRTERLELVPLGPEHSEFTKMLDKDPQVMKYIGFGKPLDDEQAKEVHKWLLHAATLVPGFGCWVGFAGGEFVGWWVLAPCPSEGTPAQFRSDRSEFGYRLLPKFWRQGYAKEGSRELLRHAFQDLGLSEVFGETMAVNVASRAVMAACGLKHAYTFHNKYDTPPPGIEEGEVRYQITKDEWVSLVPVQ; from the coding sequence ATGACCCAAGCAATTTTGCGCACTGAGCGCCTCGAATTGGTGCCCCTCGGCCCCGAGCATAGCGAGTTCACCAAGATGCTGGACAAGGATCCGCAAGTCATGAAATACATCGGCTTTGGCAAGCCACTTGACGACGAACAAGCGAAAGAAGTACACAAATGGCTCCTCCACGCAGCAACGCTCGTACCCGGCTTCGGATGTTGGGTCGGCTTCGCCGGCGGCGAGTTTGTTGGCTGGTGGGTACTGGCTCCTTGCCCAAGCGAAGGCACACCAGCGCAATTCAGAAGTGACCGATCAGAGTTTGGGTATCGTCTTTTACCGAAGTTCTGGCGGCAAGGTTACGCGAAGGAAGGATCACGCGAGTTGCTGAGGCACGCTTTCCAGGACTTAGGTCTATCTGAGGTGTTTGGCGAGACTATGGCTGTGAACGTGGCTTCTCGGGCGGTAATGGCAGCTTGTGGATTGAAACATGCCTACACCTTTCACAACAAGTACGATACCCCACCTCCTGGCATCGAGGAAGGCGAGGTGAGGTATCAGATTACTAAGGATGAATGGGTCTCGTTGGTTCCTGTACAGTAG
- a CDS encoding uncharacterized protein (ATPase related to the helicase subunit of the Holliday junction resolvase), with product MVECPICQKTVLLSEINRHLDSGCEAFCENVSSSSLLSSGPNPGCDRPLEVTSNSAVDDEERPDRIHHTIPIARPLVTESTKRVFDQQQSCEEEKRDTRTEHTRKRLKPDNAPLAERVRPGSFDDIVGQNHLIGPNGTIRQFVHEDKIPNMIFWGSSGTGKTTIARIIGDVSRRRFYEIGSTITTVTEYKNIIEKAFKDPDKGLRPSIVFCDEIHRITKPQQDILLDAIKTGRIVLIGATTENPSLTIRHGLVYKCAVYTLTKPKDADVRKMLHRVVEEQGLHSHLLDDELLEYLSNFADGDCRLSLNLLEIACDLSKRDGMTGERLRNSLTMHLNYDRSGDQHYDTISAFHKSIRGSDADAALYYLARMLKSGENPLFIARRLVVATSEDIGLADNVLQTYATSVYSVLEKLDIQDAQASLAQLVIMMCLSKKSTRSYRGLNNAFACLKEPGAANAPIPYQLLPISPKTKTMVEEFTTPHVFSKGKETNFLPECLKGRKFLEDTDFLFKRDPDLTYR from the coding sequence ATGGTTGAATGTCCGATATGCCAAAAGACCGTGCTTTTGTCAGAAATCAATCGCCACCTCGATTCGGGGTGCGAGGCGTTCTGTGAAAATGTGTCATCCTCTAGCTTGTTATCTAGTGGGCCAAATCCGGGATGCGATCGTCCCCTCGAGGTCACATCCAACAGtgctgttgatgatgaagaacgTCCCGATCGAATTCATCACACTATACCGATTGCAAGACCACTGGTTACAGAGAGCACGAAGAGAGTGTTCGACCAACAACAAagctgcgaagaagagaaacgagaTACCAGGACGGAACATACTAGAAAACGACTCAAGCCAGACAATGCACCATTGGCAGAGCGAGTTCGCCCTGGATCCTTTGACGATATTGTGGGCCAGAACCACCTTATAGGGCCTAATGGAACAATCCGTCAGTTTGTTCATGAGGATAAGATTCCCAATATGATATTCTGGGGGAGCTCGGGAACTGGAAAAACCACAATCGCCCGCATCATTGGAGATGtctcgagaagaagattctATGAAATTGGTAGCACGATCACGACAGTCACAGAGTACAAAAATATCATTGAAAAGGCATTCAAGGATCCGGACAAAGGGCTAAGGCCGTCTATTGTGTTTTGCGACGAGATACACCGCATAACAAAGCCACAGCAAGACATACTCCTTGACGCTATCAAAACCGGTCGCATTGTTCTGATTGGAGCTACAACAGAGAATCCATCTTTAACAATACGTCATGGCCTCGTTTACAAATGTGCAGTGTACACCCTCACCAAACCGAAAGACGCGGACGTACGGAAGATGCTTCATAGAGTGGTTGAAGAACAGGGCTTACACTCCCATCTCCTCGACGATGAACTCCTTGAATACCTGTCAAACTTCGCCGATGGTGATTGTAGATTGTCGCTGAATCTCCTGGAGATAGCGTGCGACCTATCTAAGCGAGACGGGATGACCGGGGAAAGATTGAGAAATTCTCTCACGATGCATCTAAACTACGACCGGTCGGGAGACCAGCATTACGACACTATCTCGGCCTTCCACAAGTCAATCCGAGGCAGTGACGCCGATGCTGCACTGTACTACCTGGCGAGAATGCTGAAGTCTGGGGAAAATCCACTGTTCATCGCGCGTCGTCTTGTTGTAGCAACATCGGAAGACATCGGACTTGCTGACAACGTCTTGCAAACCTATGCGACTTCGGTATACTCCGTGCTTGAGAAGCTGGACATACAAGATGCACAAGCCTCGCTGGCACAACTGGTAATTATGATGTGCctatcgaagaagagcactCGCTCATACAGAGGCTTGAATAATGCTTTTGCTTGTCTGAAAGAACCTGGTGCTGCTAATGCGCCTATTCCATATCAACTTCTCCCTATTAGTCCAAAAACCAAAACGATGGTTGAAGAATTTACTACGCCTCATGTATTTTctaaaggaaaggaaacgaaCTTTCTACCTGAATGCCTGAAAGGGCGGAAGTTCTTGGAAGATACTGATTTCTTGTTCAAGAGAGACCCTGATCTTACTTATCGATAA